ATTGACATATAAAAATGAAACCTTTGTATTTTCATCATAtccattcattttttatttaatatttcagTGTATTATAATGCAAGCCCAGAGTTAGTTAATTTGGTTACCTTTTAATCTCTAATTATAATACACTGAAATTTGGTTACTTTTTAATCACAACTCGcgacacatatatatacatatatttaaatGCAAGCCcagttttatttaatttcagtGTAAGTAGTCTGAACAAACTATAAGTTTTGACATTCAGTTCTTAGCCCAAATACTTTAAGCCCataattttcagcccagtttaTGATCCCAAGCATAGTAGTCATTTGAATAATActacttctattttttttaatataaaaaaaagactttaagtcatttttatttttattttaactatGAATATTGCAATGAAAAGTTAGGGTCTTCAATAGACCCACTACTTTACTTTTACATCTAGTATTGATAAACTAAACTCTTTTCCTTTCATCCAAGTAcaataattactataaattttcCAATTTTATAATCTAAAGGAGCAcggttaaaaaaattaaaacatatggTATTCGTCTACATGATCAAGGAAATATGATTagttattgttaattatttcattatcCATCCCTAATTATCATACTAAGTAGAGATAGAACTTTATTTAAtaaaagtagtagtattaattattattaataggTCAATGGCTTAACTTCCACATTATTCAAGTCTGCATAATTGGTCTATCACATTCACGCCAAGACTCACAAACAGTCGCACAAATTTCGCCTTTGAGAGAGGATCTTGTTTAGGCCCTGCAAAATGCAAATGGACCAGCAAGAAGAAACTATTTCTAACTTGCCAATTGAAATGTGAACGAATCAATAACTAACCCAATAATTATTATTAGGTCGCTTAATTAAGTGATGTGTTGACCAttgaaaattatatatatatatggatgtattcatttccttttgtatcttttgttctttgttctttttaatctcagccccacgattttgtcattcgacggttagattagtgccacgtgtcatttaataatccaaattttcagttgaataatgcacaccgactaataatgcaccattatagtgtaataatgcagatcatctggaccgttgatgaatgagatccaacggcccatattaagaagaataaatgatctaagggatgaataggaaaATAACgctctcctatatatatatatatatatatatatatatatatatatatatatataggtgtgatcaaatacaaactctctataatacaaactatacaaactgatgtcaacggagtgtacaaattatgtcaatgggggctgatgtcaacagagtgtacaaattctgtcaacggggggctgatgtcaacggagtgtacaaattctatcaacggggctgatgtcaacagggtgtacaaattatgtcaacggggtgtacaaattctgattgttcgatgtcaacggagtgtacagatttgtaggaaatgttgacattagaaaaatctcttatactaaccgttgattaattgtattaagtgagtaggattaaagtttgtatagtttgtattatagagggtttgcagtttatcacacccctatatatgtgtgtgtgtgtgtgtgtgtgtgtgcgcgcatGGTGGGATGTGATGAAATGCAAACCATATATCTAATACAAACTTAAAACTATAATCTTAGCCATTAATTATAATAGATCTGTGGTTAATATTGCGTAGAATTTCCATCTCAACAAGAGCATGTATTTTGTCAACAGATGGTATTTTTGTAAGTTAAGTTTCTGAACGGTTCTTGCGTTCCTAATTTCTCTCCCACCTTCCAAAactgaaaatattcacatcttcGAAAGGATCTTAACACCACTGTAATTGACGTCAAAACTTTATTCTGAAGACTTAAATTGATTTCTTTGCCGGTGtattcaaaaatttattttatgattgTACCGTCACCGACGTAATATTATCCGGCTAAATCTCATATTTCATAAAATCAATTACGGCGTATTCTGTGTCACAACAGTTTTTTATTATATGGAGGGTTCTAACGCTGATAAAGGTAATTTCAAGGAAATGAGAATTATAGGTTAATCTTAATGCCGCATAagatttttgatttttcatTTCCAGATTCGTGTTTTCTATATGTCGAAGATTGACACATTCGTGATTCATAATTTCCATATGTTGATATGTCGTATCACATGGCTGatcctatgttgacatttgtaaGCTACGGTTGATTCTACGTTGCTATTCGATTGACATTTTTGTTGATTCTATATTGATATATAGCTGTTGTGCGAgtccatttttttaattctctgTTGAGATTTGGCTGTTTTGTGTATCAGTCTCAATCATTCCAGAAGCAATTCAACATGATTAAAACAATGGatacaaattcaacaaaaaatctaCAAAAAATCAACACAGATTTTAGAATCAACATAGAATCAATACGATTTCAACAAAATATTCAACATTAGTAGAACAAAAGAATCAATgcaaaaaatcaccaaaatcagaacaaaaGAATCAACGAAATTTCAGTGCAAAAAATCAACATAGATTtcagaattcaacaaaaaaacaacacGGTCGATTCAACACAAACTCAACAAAAAATCTAcaaaaaatcaacacatattTTAGAATCAATACGATTTCAACAAAAAATTCAACATCAGTAGAATAAAAGAATCAAAGCAATTTCAACGCAAAAAATCACCAACAGCAGAACAAAAGAAGCAACGAAATTTCAGCGCAAAAAATCAACACAGATTtcagaattcaacaaaaaagCAACACGAGCGATTCaacacaaattcaacaaaaaaactTCATAAAATTAACACAGATTTTAGAATCAACACGATTTCAACACAAAATTCAACATCAACAAAGAATCAACGCAATTTCACTGCAAAATTCAAGCAATTTTTTCAACAAAAGGCGAAAAGTTGGAATGAGGGGGAGTAATTGAAACGGCTTAATTAACATGAATAGTGGAGGGAGAGAGAACGACGAAATTGAGATTACACaattattctataattaaattattcattGTATTATGAAAGTGTCTAATACATCCTCTGTTGATAGATTCATAGAAGTTATTAAAATTTTGTTCTGGAAACATAATAAGCATTGATCTATAATATTTAGTGGATAGGATTAAAGTTTTGAGTTTGTATTAAATATATAGTTTTCATTATATCACTACCCTATGCATGGTTTTATGGTCTACTTAGATAGAAACGCATGATATTGGTTGCTTTTTTCACGAAATTATAACGGTATTGGATTGAAATCATAAATTATATatgtaaaaagtaaaataaaccTTATCATATCTTCTGAAGAATTTTGCATATTTACTCACTCCGTCAGTCAATAAATgttccatttcacttttactcccttcatctcatagaaataggtcatatttcttttttcgtccgtcctatagaaatagtccatattcatttatggtaacatttttccttcttttcttttactttatcatttatggtccCACCACctactacacaatttcaactactttttctccgtctctctactttaccaattacacatCAAAACTCGTGCCAACCCTAAATGGCCTATTTCTACGGGACGTAAGGAGTACTATATTTGGTAAATAGaccatatattccactaactcattcaactcacattttattataaaactaatacagtacataaaagtagccttcacattccactaacttttctacccactttattGCAtgaagtcaaacaattttttaaaatccgtgtTGATCAAATACGAGGGATGGAGTACTACATTGAATcgtataaaatttatatatatatagagagagatttGATATACGAGCGGCGATTGATTACCACCACACCACCTCACCTCACTTCTCTCTTTTTTGTATGTGAAGCATCTCACATTCTCTATATCTCTGTGCACATTTTTTATCACATACCGAattgaataaatataatataagaaATTAAGAATGGTGCAGTGCACCTTTACCCATACAAAAAATGATAGTAAATATACAATAGAAAATTACTCCCGTTCTTGCTCTAGACTGTCCGATTAGTGATTAACAAAATAAGTAATTGCGTAGAAATAGTAGTTAGGTGTAACTCTcataactaattaaaataatcaatcGCTGCCATTTGTGCATTCCTCATaaatatacaaactttaatttgTACATTTTATACCAGCTGACCCGGGACCATTCCGCATACCCCCATAGTATAATAATACACACTTTTGTAAATTTTACTTTCATTATTATGTTTATATatcaattataatattttattaacatttttttatatcgaagttaattaatctcataaaatattttataaacaaCCTCCACAAATCAATTAAaaagatatataaattaaatagtattttaataaaaaaatatacaccGAAATGAACGAGGATTGGGTATTGAAATCTTTGTTCTCATGCGCACCTCCAGCTTTTCGCCCTATAATATTTTGTCCTTTTTGCACTTTTCTCCCCACCTTTATGGTTTATCATCCCTTTCCCTCCATATTTTCCCTCCctttttcacttttatttttttaatcttcaaTTAAGTTTTGAATTACCAATTATAGGAGTACAAAGATAGTAACCccgattaaataaaataatgaccccattaataaaatttcaaattttatagtaCTACATATTTCACATGCCAATATCTTTTGTATACCCTTTAATACCTTTTGTACAAATCTTATTCAGATCAAGATTCAAGATTATTCCAAATCCTCTTTTCCTCACTGTCAATTTAGTATTGGCTTTTAGTGTttagaaattgaaataaattaaaatacgagTACGATTTCATTTGTAACTACTTGTCTACTTATGGCATGCTATAAACTATACTATTGCAtaccaaaacaaaataaatatacccAAGATGTTATTGTCAATTCTGActttttctcttgttttattGCTGTTAAGGGAGACTTTTTCTCTCGTTAAGTGTACGTCTTAATCAAGAGCAAAACATTTGAGTAATAATTTATTGACTTGATCATAATGTAATGTTAGTATTTATTAAAGTAGAAACAGTTGCCGTGTTGCgtcatttatttaattaaactagGATTAGCTCTTTCTATGATTAAGCAATAAAtcactaaattaaaataatgtattGATTATATAATGATTTACCGTAATTGGAAATCGAGCGTTTGCATTTCCCGTGTATTCACACACAGCCCTTCCTCCGCCGCGCCGACGCCATGAAGGAAGAGCCGATCAATTCCGCCGTCGCCGAAGTACAGCAGCAGCTCCACTCTCTCTTAGACTCCGTCTCCCGCGTTCAAATACTCAAGGGCAAATGGTCGCTCATAGCCACGAAGCTCACTACATTAAACAACCGCCTTTCCAATCtatccaccgccgccgccgccaataACCCCCTCTCCTCCGACCTCCTCCGCTCCGTCTCCTCCACGTGCTCATCCGCCGCCTCCCTCTCCGCGCTCTGCCACTCCCCTACTCCACCCGCGGGAAAGCTCAAAACGCAGAACGACGTTGACTCCTTGTCGGCGAAGCTCGACGCGCACACCAGCGATCTCGAGGTCATCGTCCGCAGCGGCGTGCTCGCGGAGAACGCCGATGCGGTTATCAGCAGGAGAGAATCCGCCCGTGGAGAAATCCGGTACTTGATTACTCGGCTGCAGATCGGGTCAACCGAGTCGAAGAGCTCCGCCCTAGAATCGCTCAACGGTTTATTGCAGGAGGACGGGAAGAATCTGCTGATTGCGGTAGCGCAGGGGATAGTTCCGGTGTTGGTGCACCTTCTCGACTGCAGCAATTCACCCGAATTGAAGGAGAAATCGGTCAGCGCGATCGCGAAAATCTCGACCGAGGATTCGAGCAAGCACGTTTTGATGGCGGAGGGTTTGGTATTGCTGAACAATTTGATGCGTGTGCTCGAATCCGGGAGCGTATTCGCCAAGGAGAAGTCGTGCATCGCGCTTAGGGTTTTGAGCAATTCGAAGGAAAACGCGAGGGCGATTGGATCGAGAGGAGGAATCTCGTCGCTGCTGGACATTTGCCGAGAAGGCTCCCCCAATTCGCAGGCGCTGGCGGCTGGGGTTTTGCGGAATCTCGCCGTTTTCGAAGATGTGAGGGAGAATTTCATCGAGGAAAACACAGTATTGATACTGCTAGTATTGTGCGATTCAGGTACAGCGTTGGCGCAGGAGAATGCGATTGGATGCTTGTGCAATTTGATGGCGGAAGACGATGGTTTGAAGCTGCTAGTTGCAAGGGAAGGTGGAATTCAAACGCTCAATGATATCTGGAGCTCTTCTCCAACTGCTCAGACTCTGGAGGTGGTTGTGGAGATGGTGAGAGCAATGGCTTCCTGCCCGAACATCGCTGAATTCCTAGTTGCAAACGGCTTCCTAAGCCGCTTAGTTAGTGTACTAAGCTGTGGCGTTTTAGGCGTTAGGATCGCAGCTGCCAAAGCTCTGTCTCATTTGG
This sequence is a window from Salvia splendens isolate huo1 chromosome 14, SspV2, whole genome shotgun sequence. Protein-coding genes within it:
- the LOC121763572 gene encoding uncharacterized protein LOC121763572; translation: MKEEPINSAVAEVQQQLHSLLDSVSRVQILKGKWSLIATKLTTLNNRLSNLSTAAAANNPLSSDLLRSVSSTCSSAASLSALCHSPTPPAGKLKTQNDVDSLSAKLDAHTSDLEVIVRSGVLAENADAVISRRESARGEIRYLITRLQIGSTESKSSALESLNGLLQEDGKNLLIAVAQGIVPVLVHLLDCSNSPELKEKSVSAIAKISTEDSSKHVLMAEGLVLLNNLMRVLESGSVFAKEKSCIALRVLSNSKENARAIGSRGGISSLLDICREGSPNSQALAAGVLRNLAVFEDVRENFIEENTVLILLVLCDSGTALAQENAIGCLCNLMAEDDGLKLLVAREGGIQTLNDIWSSSPTAQTLEVVVEMVRAMASCPNIAEFLVANGFLSRLVSVLSCGVLGVRIAAAKALSHLAYNTKIRKELGEMGCIPHLVSMLDGKAVEEKEAAAELLSNLMNYPGNRRILSKEDKGIVCAVQLLNPSLDTLDNKKHAMSILGSLLQSKKCQKQIVAAGASAHLQKLVEAEVEGAKKLLDSLGRGKLWGIFARS